One Cyprinus carpio isolate SPL01 chromosome A16, ASM1834038v1, whole genome shotgun sequence genomic region harbors:
- the LOC109105088 gene encoding zinc finger protein 236-like, giving the protein MRKQQTLDRIGETIPHIKWTDLTATKDSQMSVGQEGELSDEGLSLRTESKDNVTPDVFLVPPQDQAEVVKDYTMQNSPKNESDSDQMSLLENQTVEYKLVTFDENTRSLPINMQLITKMESDNARSEACEVTTKATNIANISTNDLLEIKVQRQSILNISFHNDKLPSPTGGNQTNKELCSENKTQVVDMAHVRRSKPGMDINANKERLEYSKDCIEDNKSQILCDVREERLDIGRNMAVTSSLVQCEEDVVLDLSLPKKKDLNKERKCEWVVDPEYEGSLHMEVDEIEDEPQLVEVEQEDDNEICWISSVSDAHTYLPQHWDGHLSSTSLEAMPTASYPNIITPDPMDTLLIDDQGIPYTLTADGLKVPQIDNIQHTEGLSEQTALSTRQAEDKPSFIADTQDIADSRLQILPNSLCPNMSIGHVSVETSQVAPNLEPKSSYSSVDHAKPPVIPAMSDLASVPIQIVANTTGSNTPILLLPPSQLQSLSSPSSKSNPGLITLSLPVPLSPNTQSSPMFLVLSSPQVSSTQSSSSPGQLSQISSSSTVALPLATCPLDLGSKLSLRPSLLSLSTISSDTATDISGLNNPSKLPASPTSSTASSSTSTVTSTSPNKQFSTDAYSDTPVPTSFREALLRLAVSVEKKQENLPETHLVTTPSSCSEATKPDSSATVHESKNNGTEVNCEGETESTSVDQTDSLNTTSSTSPIRPESPIIPISDPKNQALGPRRILYCQFCSRVFYYLSDLERHSITHSQSKPHVCHLCGKAFKRSSHLERHKHIHTGQRNFVCQLCPRRFRESGELMRHQRVHTGEKPFQCLICHMRFAERNTLRRHMKRKHQGQQLEVMDMKAKPGSGGISLAGIQGEPEENAEWYSSTVPEMESDSDTGEE; this is encoded by the coding sequence ATGCGCAAACAACAAACATTGGACAGGATAGGTGAGACCATTCCACATATTAAGTGGACTGATCTTACTGCCACCAAAGATAGCCAAATGTCTGTGGGTCAGGAGGGTGAGTTATCAGATGAGGGACTCTCATTGAGGACTGAATCTAAGGACAATGTGACCCCAGATGTGTTTCTTGTTCCACCACAAGATCAGGCAGAAGTTGTAAAGGATTATACTATGCAGAACTCGCCAAAAAATGAATCAGACTCAGACCAGATGAGTCTTCTTGAAAATCAGACTGTTGAATATAAATTAGTTACTTTTGATGAGAACACAAGGAGTCTACCAATAAACATGCAGCTGATAACCAAGATGGAGTCTGATAATGCTAGGTCAGAAGCTTGTGAGGTAACAACCAAAGCTACAAACATTGCTAACATCTCAACCAATGATTTATTAGAGATTAAAGTTCAACGacaatctattttaaatataagtttcCATAATGATAAACTACCATCACCTACTGGAGGCAATCAAACAAACAAGGAGTTGTGTAGTGAGAATAAAACACAGGTTGTTGATATGGCTCATGTAAGAAGGAGTAAACCTGGGATGGACATAAATGCAAACAAAGAAAGATTAGAATATAGTAAAGACTGTATTGAAGataataaatcacaaattttATGTGATGTAAGAGAGGAGAGACTTGATATTGGAAGGAACATGGCAGTGACAAGTTCTTTGGTACAATGTGAAGAAGACGTGGTATTAGATTTAAGCCTACCAAAAAAGAAAGACCTAAATAAGGAAAGGAAGTGTGAATGGGTTGTAGACCCTGAATATGAAGGTTCACTTCATATGGAAGTTGATGAAATTGAGGATGAGCCTCAACTTGTAGAAGTGGAGCAGGAGGATGATAATGAAATTTGCTGGATTTCATCAGTAAGTGACGCTCATACATATCTGCCACAGCATTGGGATGGACATCTGTCCTCCACTTCGCTTGAAGCCATGCCAACTGCATCGTACCCCAACATCATAACCCCAGATCCAATGGATACACTACTTATAGATGACCAGGGCATTCCTTACACACTCACCGCAGATGGACTGAAAGTCCCACAAATTGATAATATACAACACACTGAGGGACTCTCTGAACAAACAGCTCTAAGCACAAGGCAAGCTGAAGATAAGCCCTCTTTCATTGCTGATACACAGGATATTGCAGACTCCAGACTACAGATTCTACCCAATTCACTATGTCCAAATATGTCTATAGGTCATGTCTCAGTGGAAACCTCACAAGTTGCCCCAAACCTGGAGCCAAAATCTTCTTACAGTTCTGTAGATCATGCTAAACCCCCCGTCATACCTGCCATGTCTGACTTGGCATCAGTTCCCATTCAAATTGTTGCTAATACTACAGGGTCAAACACCCccattcttcttcttcctccatcTCAGCTTCAGTCTCTTTCCTCACCATCCTCTAAAAGTAACCCAGGGCTAATTACCCTTTCCTTACCGGTTCCTCTTAGTCCAAACACTCAGTCCTCCCCCATGTTCCTAGTTTTGTCATCTCCTCAGGTGTCCTCAACTCAGAGTTCGTCCTCGCCTGGGCAATTATCTCAGATTTCTTCCTCTTCAACTGTTGCACTTCCCTTggctacttgtccacttgatttGGGATCTAAATTAAGTTTACGTCCGTCACTTCTCAGCCTCAGCACGATTTCCTCTGACACAGCTACGGACATCTCAGGACTGAATAACCCTTCTAAACTTCCTGCTAGCCCTACCTCATCAACTGCTTCCTCTAGCACTTCCACAGTGACCTCTACTAGTCCAAACAAGCAATTCAGCACTGATGCCTACTCTGACACACCAGTGCCCACTTCTTTTCGGGAGGCCCTTCTCAGATTGGCTGTGTCTGTGGAGAAGAAACAAGAAAACCTGCCTGAGACGCATTTGGTCACTACTCCTTCCTCATGTTCTGAAGCCACCAAGCCAGATTCCTCTGCCACAGTCcatgaaagtaaaaataatggGACAGAGGTAAACTGTGAAGGTGAGACTGAGTCTACCTCAGTAGACCAAACAGACTCGTTAAATACCACCTCTTCCACCTCACCCATTCGTCCTGAATCACCCATAATTCCAATCAGTGACCCAAAGAACCAAGCATTAGGCCCTCGTCGCattctttactgtcagttttgttcGCGGGTCTTCTACTATCTTTCAGACCTTGAGCGCCATTCCATCACACACTCCCAAAGCAAACCCCATGTATGTCACCTTTGTGGCAAGGCATTCAAAAGATCAAGCCATCTTGAGCGACACAAACACATCCATACAGGTCAGAGAAACTTTGTGTGCCAGCTTTGCCCAAGGCGTTTTCGTGAATCAGGGGAACTAATGAGGCACCAGAGAGTACACACCGGTGAGAAACCCTTTCAGTGCTTAATATGCCACATGCGTTTTGCAGAGCGCAACACGCTGCGACGTCACATGAAGCGCAAACACCAGGGCCAGCAGCTGGAGGTGATGGACATGAAGGCAAAGCCAGGAAGTGGAGGGATTTCCCTTGCTGGCATACAAGGAGAGCCAGAAGAGAATGCCGAGTGGTACAGTTCAACAGTTCCTGAAATGGAGTCCGACAGTGACACAGGGGAAGAATGA